A genomic region of Dreissena polymorpha isolate Duluth1 chromosome 4, UMN_Dpol_1.0, whole genome shotgun sequence contains the following coding sequences:
- the LOC127877687 gene encoding ubiA prenyltransferase domain-containing protein 1-like: MMQQAKSTEDPTCHLDQLKEHFSRYLIALRPWSFTASFTPVALGSVLAFKAFGSFSIVIFLITLLTALSVHAAGNLVNTYVDYQRGIDNKSSDDRTLVDKILNPEEIQWLAMVLYSVGIVGFLCLSFISDAPMEHLALIFFCGLSGSFLYTGGLGFKYMALGDVIVFLTFGPVSVMFAFLGQAGRISFTSLLYAIPLVLHIIGILHANNTRDMDSDKKANIFTVAILLGWTGSYLVFTILIFLPYLMLFQCVLHVSWWMILPVLTVQEAFNIERQFRARQLNKIPHKVAKLNFQMGILYVLAVFLTDTKLLPTLL; the protein is encoded by the coding sequence GTATTTGATTGCTCTTCGACCATGGTCTTTCACCGCTAGTTTTACACCAGTCGCCCTTGGAAGTGTTCTGGCATTTAAAGCGTTTGGAAGTTTCTCCATCGTCATTTTTCTGATAACATTATTGACTGCGCTTTCTGTGCATGCAGCTGGAAACTTGGTCAACACTTATGTTGATTACCAAAGAGGTATAGACAACAAATCCAGTGATGACAGGACACTCGTTGACAAGATACTGAATCCAGAAGAAATCCAATGGCTGGCAATGGTGTTATACTCAGTGGGAATTGTTGGATTTCTATGTCTGAGTTTTATATCCGATGCACCAATGGAACATCTTGCATTAATATTTTTCTGTGGATTGTCAGGAAGCTTTTTATACACTGGAGGACTTGGCTTCAAGTACATGGCATTGGGTGATGTCATTGTGTTTCTAACATTTGGACCAGTGTCAGTCATGTTTGCATTCCTGGGGCAGGCGGGGAGAATCTCATTTACCTCTCTTCTGTATGCAATACCTCTGGTCCTGCATATAATAGGTATACTTCATGCTAACAATACGCGTGACATGGATTCGGACAAGAAAGCAAACATTTTTACTGTTGCGATTCTTCTGGGATGGACAGGCTCCTACCTGGTTTTCACAATATTGATATTCCTGCCGTACCTCATGTTGTTCCAGTGTGTGTTACATGTCTCATGGTGGATGATTCTTCCAGTGCTTACAGTACAAGAAGCATTCAACATTGAAAGGCAGTTTAGAGCTAGGCAGCTCAACAAGATACCACATAAAGTAGCTAAACTGAACTTTCAGATGGGCATTCTCTATGTGCTTGCAGTGTTCCTTACTGACACTAAATTGCTTCCCACATTATTGTAG